The Pseudoalteromonas translucida KMM 520 genome segment TTGCGATAACACGGCAGCAATAAGCAAAACTTACAGCGCAGCAGCGCGGCTAATAGCCAGCACGCTTTACTATCAACAGCATCACAACTCGGTAGAGATTGTGATTACGGATGATTAATACACCATGAGACTTTCAGATACACATATTAAAGAATACTTAAACGATGGCCGTATTGTTATTGAGCCTGCACCCACAGATGAGATGATTTCGGGTGTAACTGCCGACTTACGCTTAGGTAATAAATTTAGAACTTTTCATGCACATACAGCAGCATATGTAGATTTAAGTGGCCCTAAAGATCAGCTCAATAAAGCCATGGAGTCAATCATGAGCGACGAAATTGTGCTTGATGAAGGCGAAGCATTTTTTTTACACCCAGGCGAGCTTGCACTGGCTATTACCTATGAAAAAGTAACACTGCCAGCAGATATTGTAGGCTGGCTAGATGGACGTTCATCGCTGGCACGATTAGGTTTAATGGTGCATGTAACCGCGCATCGTATTGATCCCGGTTGGAGTGGTAATATTGTTTTAGAGTTTTATAACTCAGGTAAACTCCCTCTAGCACTAAGACCTATGATGAAAATTGGTGCTATGAGTTTTGAAACACTTACAGGCCCTTGTGCTAATCCTTACAATACGCGTAAAGATGCTAAGTACAAAGATCAAAATAGTGCCGTAGCAAGTCGTATTAGCGACGATAGGTAATGATTAAATAAAGCACTTTACTCATCTAACTTATGAAGCGCATAACCTAGTAGTTCAAAATACTGGTTAAGCGCTTTATTTGCAGTGTTAATGTGCTCATCATCTGGGTATATTAAATCACTACTTTTTAGCCCACTGACTAAAAAGCTGTTTTTTATATGCGGGTGGCAGGCTATACAGGCTTCAAAGCAACGCGCTGCAAGCTCTTCGGGCATACTCATGTAATTCATATTGTTTGCTTTATCGTATTCAATGCACGTTTGTACAAAGCGGTTTGCAGCAAGGCCCTGTGCATCTAAAAATACGTTTT includes the following:
- the dcd gene encoding dCTP deaminase; the protein is MRLSDTHIKEYLNDGRIVIEPAPTDEMISGVTADLRLGNKFRTFHAHTAAYVDLSGPKDQLNKAMESIMSDEIVLDEGEAFFLHPGELALAITYEKVTLPADIVGWLDGRSSLARLGLMVHVTAHRIDPGWSGNIVLEFYNSGKLPLALRPMMKIGAMSFETLTGPCANPYNTRKDAKYKDQNSAVASRISDDR